A window of the Cutaneotrichosporon cavernicola HIS019 DNA, chromosome: 6 genome harbors these coding sequences:
- a CDS encoding uncharacterized protein (Major Facilitator Superfamily) yields the protein MDEKKDIVSVEHLEAPELRDAEHASSKPKYKANTQLDDAARLLEEAGGHIEYSMAEMKKVLRRIDFYVCFPMCITYWIQQMDKSSVSYAAVFDLQKHTNLHGTQYSWLSSVVYCAQLVCQPISAYALIVFPVKYWVMFNMTMWSICTICTTACKSFVPLLICRMLLGAFEATIMPSFILITQMWWLRREQSYRTIAYQIANSCAAIFGPLMSYGIGRATERSSTILEYQAIFLFIGAVSLAFVPIVWWLLPNSPTTARFLERNGGRDRLIAIHRLKENNTGTKTSKFKWAQVWETYRDPKTYMWAAMWFCAACPSGGIGAFGGLITKGFGFSTLNTILMQIPTGCIGIVGLLTSIYITNRIKMRWPVLAVVTIFPIAGGVALTQVPRSKPGGLMAAYYVAYVFAVIQPLLVSWCNLNASGTTKRVVTTATMFGALTIGNIVGPQVYFAREAPSYLTGLYVDIACWCILLILIVTMGFYLKYLNRKQEARRVALGFPAGLKDMSIMSHKEAEEYKQELNAKLRAAGMDPDAFNENAFEDLTDFENPHFMSLNVVRPKIGIIYYSMYGHTGALAEAAIRGAEAAGAEVRPYNFQETLPADLVKKIGGGSSLEPKHPIITPEALVELDGFIIGAPTRFGRMPAQVNAFLDSTGAQYAQGSLIGKFAGTFTSSNTQHGGQETTHLNILPYFVHQGIIYVPNGYQFKATGDTATVHGSSPYGASTVAGGDGSFKPSALELEAAEGQGKYFANVVGAYLTGKAAIGK from the exons atggacgagaagaaggacatTGTCTCGGTCGAGCACCTTGAGGCGCCTGAACTGCGCGATGCCGAGCACGCATCCAGCAAGCCAAAGTACAAGGCAAACACGCAGCTCGACGATGCCGCccgcctccttgaggaaGCGGGAGGACACATCGAGTACTCGATGGccgagatgaagaaggTGCTGCGCCGCATCGACTTTTACGTGTGCTTTCCCATGTGCATCACCTATTGGAT CCAGCAG atGGACAAGTCGTCCGTGTCCTACGCGGCCGTGTTCGACCTCCAGAAGCACACCAACCTCCACGGCACGCAGTACTCGTGGCTCTCGTCGGTCGTGTATTGCGCGCAGCTCGTGTGCCAGCCGATCTCGGCGTACGCGCTGATCGTGTTCCCAGTCAAGTACTGGGTCATGTTCAACATGACAATGTGGTCGATCTGCACAATCTGCACGACAGCGTGTAAGAGCTTTGTTCCGCTCCTCATCTGCCGCATGTTGCTTGGCGCGTTCGAGGCAACCATCATGCCATCGTTCATCCTCATCACGCAGATGTGGTGGCTGCGTCGCGAACAATCCTACCGCACCATCGCATACCAGATTGCCAACAGCTGTGCTGCCATCTTTGGCCCTCTGATGAGCTACGGTATCGGGCGCGCGACTGAGCGCTCGAGCACCATCCTCGAGTATCAGGCCATCTTTTTGTTCATCGGTGCGGTCTCGCTCGCCTTTGTGCCAATTGTGTGGTGGCTCCTCCCCAACTCTCCAACCACTGCTCGTTTCCTGGAGCGTAACGGCGGACGCGACCGCCTGATTGCCATCCACCGTCTCAAGGAGAACAACACCGGCACCAAGACATCCAAGTTCAAGTGGGCGCAGGTGTGGGAGACGTACCGCGACCCCAAGACGTACATGTGGGCGGCCATGTGGTTCTGCGCCGCATGCCCGTCTGGTGGTATTGGTGCTTTCGGCGGCCTCATCACCAAGGGCTTCGGCTTCTCGACCCTCAACACCATCCTCATGCAGATCCCTACTGGGTGCATCGGTATTGTTGGCCTTCTCACTTCGATTTACATCACAAACCGCATCAAGATGCGCTggcccgtcctcgccgtcgtgaCCATCTTCCCGATcgctggcggcgtcgcCCTTACCCAAGTACCGCGCTCCAAGCCTGGTGGCCTCATGGCCGCGTACTACGTCGCCTACGTTTTTGCGGTCATCCAGCCACTCCTCGTGTCGTGGTGCAACCTCAACGCATCTGGCACCACCAAGCGTGTCGTGACCACTGCCACCATGTTTGGCGCCCTCACCATTGGCAACATTGTCGGCCCGCAGGTCTACTTTGCCAGGGAGGCGCCGTCCTACCTCACGGGCCTTTACGTTGACATTGCGTGCTGGTgcatcctcctcatccttaTTGTCACCATGGGCTTCTACCTCAAGTACCTCAACCGCAAGCAggaggcgcggcgcgtcgccctGGGTTTCCCAGCTGGTCTCAAGGACATGTCAATCATGAGCCACAAGGAAGCCGAGGAGTACAAGCAAGAGCTCAATGCCAagctccgcgccgccgggATGGACCCCGACGCGTTCAACGAAAACGCGTTCGAGGACCTCACGGACTTTGAGAACCCTCACTTCAT GTCCCTCAACGTTGTCCGCCCTAAGATCGGTATAATTTATTACAGCATGTATGGCCATACCGGGGCTCTTGCTGAGGCCGCTATTCGCGGCGCTGAGGCTGCGGGAGCCGAGGTTCGGCCCTACAACTTCCAGGAGACGCTCCCCGCCGACCTGGTCAAGAAGATTGGCGGCGGTTCCTCGCTCGAGCCCAAGCACCCCATCATCACTCCCGAGgcccttgtcgagctggacggTTTCATCATTGGTGCTCCTACTCGTTTCGGCCGTATGCCGGCGCAAGTGAACGCGTTCCTCGACTCGACTGGCGCGCAGTACGCGCAAGGCTCACTGATCGGCAAGTTTGCCGGCACGTTTACGTCGTCCAACACCCAGCACGGGGGACAGGAGACGACGCACCTCAACATCTTACCGTACTTTGTGCACCAGGGTATCATCTACGTGCCTAACGGATACCAGTTCAAGGCTACTGGCGACACGGCAACCGTCCATGGCTCGAGCCCGTATGGCGCGTCGACTGTGGCTGGCGGGGACGGGAGCTTCAAGCCGTCCGCATTGGAACTCGAGGCCGCAGAGGGACAGGGCAAG TACTTTGCCAATGTGGTTGGGGCTTACCTCACCGGAAAGGCTGCTATTGGCAAGTAG
- the ORC2 gene encoding uncharacterized protein (Origin recognition complex subunit 2), with the protein MPAPARKRARKETPEAEQPVPEASTSASASAPHLVSFLTGYAERADESGSDDEGSDSASEGEADEPDELDDEDETPHTPSKRVGLVGTPSRRKRGSAATTPRKPRTPGTARKTKPVLQPGDDGYIRPSRADAYFMAASRGAQTSGRSYASLAAPLSQAEYEATAVGARGATSRVQTTMEVTEAYFPQWEAELEAGFNLLLYGFGSKRRLVNRFVSRLGERGHCSVVNGYFPGLNLRDVLSSLEDNLGIPDSPAPPGATPLERAAHRVYTHFSAEGARPLFLVLHNIDAPALKATKAMAVLSLLACSPGIHIIATFDHVNTPLLFSATATATPPHPWRKQRTRHKGDEYIPVPASRGFNWVYHSIATYDDYDVELSYARLSASALGALGQGGQAGVSEEGALQILRSVPPMAARLLKLILSRQLGALPSDPAMHVAQPPAAIAPPFAMDVDLLQKTARDRFIAREEDRFNALLGEFRDHGLVVVAELDPDGRTGRWAWVPLGKSAIERILDEMKDVEA; encoded by the coding sequence ATGCCGGCCCCAGCGCGCAAGCGTGCTCGCAAGGAGACGCCGGAGGCAGAACAGCCAGTACCCGAAGCATCAACCTCtgcgtccgcgtccgcgccACACCTCGTCTCCTTCCTGACCGGGTATGCGGAGCGTGCAGACGAGTCGGGATCTGACGACGAAGGGTCGGACAGTGCGTCAGAGGGGGAGGCTGACGAGCCCGATgagctggacgacgaggacgagacgcCACACACGCCATCGAAGCGTGTCGGGCTGGTCGGTACGCCGAGTCGGCGGAAGCGAGGATCAGCAGCCACCACCCCACGCAAGCCGCGCACGCCTGGGACAGCGCGCAAGACCAAACCCGTCCTCCAGCCCGGAGACGATGGATACATCCGGCCGTCGCGAGCTGATGCGTACTTTATGGCGGCGTCACGTGGAGCCCAGACGAGCGGACGCTCGTACGCTTCCCTCGCGGCACCCCTCTCGCAGGCCGAGTATGAGGCGACGGCTGTCGGTGCGCGCGGTGCGACGAGTCGTGTCCAGACAACGATGGAGGTCACTGAGGCGTACTTTCCCCAGtgggaggccgagctcgaggccggtttcaacctcctcctgtACGGGTTTGGGTCAAAACGACGCCTTGTCAACCGCTTCGTCTCCCGACTCGGGGAGCGCGGGCACTGCTCCGTCGTGAACGGTTACTTTCCGGGCCTGAACCTCCGCGATGTCCTCTCTTCGCTCGAAGACAACCTCGGTATCCCCGATTCTCCCGCCCCACCAGGGGCGACGCCGCTCGAACGTGCCGCTCACCGCGTCTACACTCACTTCTCGGCCGAAGGGGCTCGCCCTCTCTTCCTGGTGCTGCACAACATTGACGCCCCCGCCCTCAAGGCGACCAAGGCTATGGCGGTCCTCAGTCTCCTCGCGTGCTCGCCAGGTATCCATATCATCGCGACGTTTGACCACGTCAACACTCCGCTTCTCTTCTCGGCCACGGCTACGGCGACCCCGCCCCATCCCTGGCGGAAACAGCGCACACGGCATAAGGGGGACGAGTATATCCCCGTCCCAGCATCGCGCGGCTTCAATTGGGTGTACCACTCGATCGCGACATACGATGACtacgacgtcgagctgtcGTACGCTCGTCTGAGCGCAAGTGCACTCGGAGCGCTTGGCCAGGGTGGACAAGCAGGCgtgagcgaggagggcgcaCTGCAGATCCTGCGTTCCGTGCCTCCCATGGCAGCGCGTCTACTCAAGCTCATTTTATCACGCCAACTCGGCGCCCTTCCCTCTGACCCAGCCATGCACGTTGCCCAACCGCCAGCCGCCATTGCCCCACCATTCGCaatggacgtcgacctcctccagaAGACGGCTCGCGACCGTTTTATCGCCCGTGAGGAGGACCGGTTCaatgccctcctcggcgagttCCGCGATCACGGACTCGTTGTCGTCGCAGAACTCGATCCTGACGGGCGTACTGGCCGTTGGGCGTGGGTCCCCCTCGGCAAGAGCGCCATCGAGCGCATTCTCGATGAGATGAAGGATGTTGAGGCGTAG
- the rfc1 gene encoding uncharacterized protein (Replication factor RFC1 C terminal domain), with the protein MPVTPRKSNTQGSQKDSSQDKDRPKKAAPKKPTAPAGSDLRGWFKPGTSTPSRPKEEVKPKAKGTGDEPIMIDESDDEVPVKKPASRAPPKPEPSKAATTSKHFPTASSSKRPIAVESSPEPELEPVKVQPKRSTPRAAKTAAKRNNLVESSDEDDIKPKRRTPAKRVATESEDEGRPPKKVRGKEAPAVRDSDEEMSEEDVKPKTAAPKKALAKKPPAKKPVAKAAPAKKPASKDKGKDEDVEDGKDDKDEKPKPKFNFHAMAARRAAGPAAPGSKQIPDGDPAALAGLCFVFTGELESLGRDDAIELCKRYHGRVVGTPSGKTDYVIVGENAGASKIAKIKEKGIKTLTEDEFLDLIRTRKGVLDDKQQKALEKKEQEVIKNAEEMARREEEEEKHRKRKEKALAGTGLAAKKAAPASAQLWTTKYAPKTIKEVCGNKSNIEKLQTWLANWQKSYNSGFKKPGKDGSGLYRAVLISGPPGIGKTTSAHLVAKESGYSPLELNASDTRSKKLLENGTNVDNTSLDGFFQGKGVRVRCNDVEMLKFQSTTVTDLNLSKRTCLIMDEVDGMSAGDRGGVGALNALIKKTKIPLILICNDRNLPKMKPLWGTTFSLAYRREKLKIPANVVDELVKGANSDIRQVLNMLSTYKLGKSEMDFDEGKELIKMNEKNTIMTPFTITDKLCGPYSFARTSKETLNDKMDLYFQDFSFVPLFIQAADSISDGDLVDRLIHGGEQHWSLLPLHAVTSTVRPAYHIYGMNRPTGGSGWGGPSFPQWLGQNSKMGKLQRELTDIQIRMRLRVSGSRDEIRQQYMPLLAGKIVKPLMDEGSEAIDGTIETMDEYYLGKDDWDAFVELGVGDMSEEKVLKMIPSATKASFTRTYNKRDHPIAFHKGDMFAASRKKVAAEGEQPDNDAVFEDDAPPPDDEDDKKAEDEVNDVSKDKLIKAVGKGKGKAAAGKKAAAKKK; encoded by the exons ATGCCGGTAACACCACGGAAATCCAACACCCAGGGGAGTCAGAAGGACTCGTCGCAGGACAAGGACAGGCCCAAGAAGGCTGCACCTAAGAAGCCCACCGCACCGGCTGGCAGCGATCTGCGAGGATGG ttcAAGCCTGGGACATCGACGCCGTCTAGGCCCAAAGAGGAGGTCAAGCCCAAGGCTAAGGGGACTGGTGATGAGCCGATCATGATTG ATGAGAGCGATGATGAGGTTCCGGTGAAGAAGCCAGC GTCACG GGCGCCACCCAAGCCGGAACCCAGCAAGGCTGCGACAACCAGCAAGCACTTCCCAACTGCCTCAAGCTCG AAGCGACCCATCGCCGTGGAATCCAGTCCAGAGCCAGAGCTGGAGCCGGTAAAGGTGCAACCCAAAAGGTCTACCCCTAGAGCTGCGAAGAcggccgccaagcgcaacaacctcgtcgagtCCTCTGACGAAGATGACATCAAGCCGAAGCGCCGTACACCTGCCAAACGAGTGGCAACCGAGAGTGAAGACGAAGGCCGTCCACCGAAGAAGGTgcgggggaaggaggcTCCGGCTGTACGCGacagtgacgaggagatgagtGAGGAAGACGTCAAGCCGAAGACGGCTGCTCCCAAGAAGGCACTGGCGAAGAAGCCTCCCGCCAAGAAGCCAGTTGCCAAGGCTGCGCCGGCCAAGAAGCCTGCCAGCAAGGACAAAGGaaaggacgaggacgttgaggacggcaaggacgacaaggacgaaAAACCCAAGCCCAAGTTCAA CTTCCATGCCATGGCGGCTCGGCGAGCCGCTGGCCCAGCCGCCCCGGGGTCCAAGCAGATTCCTGACGGCGACCCAGCTGCGTTGGCTGGCCTCTGCTTCGTGTTCACCGGCGAGTTGGAGTCGCTGGGGCGTGACGACGCCATCGAGCTTTGCAAACGCTATCATGG ACGCGTGGTCGGGACACCATCTGGCAAGACCGACTATGTAATCGTTGGCGAGAACGCAGGCGCGTCCAAGATCGCTAAGATCAAGGAAAAGGGCATCAAGACGCTCACAGAGGACGAGTTCCTGGACCTCATCCGCACGCGCAAGGGCGTACTTGATGACAAGCAGCagaaggcgctcgagaagaaggagcaggaggtGATTAAGAATGCCGAGGAAATGGCCAggcgtgaggaggaggaagagaagcACCGGAAAcgcaaggagaaggctcTGGCTGGGACAGGCCTGGCAGCTAA GAAGGCTGCCCCTGCTTCAGCGCAGTTGTGGACCACGAAGTACGCGCCCAAGACCATCAAGGAGGTTTGCGGCAACAAGTCGAACATTGAGAAGCTGCAGACGTGGCTTGCCAACTG GCAGAAGAGCTACAACTCGGGCTTCAAGAAGCCTGGCAAGGACGGCAGCGGGCTCTACCGCGCCGTTCTCATATCGGGCCCGCCAGGTATTGGCAAGACGACGTCagcccacctcgtcgcgaaGGAGTCGGGTTACTCACCACTCGAGCTCAACGCAAGTGACACACGCAGCAAGAAGCTCCTTGAGAACGGCACCAACGTTGACAACACGTCTCTCGACGGCTTCTTCCAGGGCAAGGGCGTTAGGGTTCGTTGCAATGACGTGGAGATGCTAAAGTTCCAGAGTACGACCGTTACCGACCTCAACTTGAGCAAGCGCACATGCCTCAtcatggacgaggtcgacggcaTGTCAGCCGGCGACCGCGGCGGTGTGGGCGCGCTCAACGCGCTAATCAAGAAGACGAAG AtccccctcatcctcatctgCAACGACCGGAACCTCCCCAAGATGAAGCCGCTCTGGGGGACAACGTTCAGCCTCGCGTACAGGCG GGAGAAGCTCAAGATCCCCGCCAACGTTgttgatgagctcgtcaagggtGCCAACTCCGATATCCGCCAAGTGCTCAACATGCTCTCGACGTacaagctcggcaagaGCGAGATGGACTttgacgagggcaaggagct GATCAAGATGAACGAGAAGAATACGATCATGACCCCGTTCACCATCACTGATAAGCTCTGCGGGCCGTACTCGTTCGCCCGTACGAGCAAGGAGACGCTCAACGACAAGATGGACCTGTACTTTCAAGACTTCTCGTTCGTCCCCCTGTTCATCCAG GCTGCAGACTCGATTTCTGAcggcgaccttgtcgaccgcctcatccacggcggcgagcagcACTGGTCTCTCCTCCCATTGCACGCTGTCACCTCGACTGTGCGACCAGCCTATCACATCTACGGAATGAACCGCCCGACCGGGGGAAGTGGGTGGGGCGGACCCTCCTTCCCACAGTGGCTGGGTCAGAACTCGAAGATGGGCAAGCTGCAGCGCGAGCTAACCGACATCCAGATCCGTATGCGCTTGAGAGTCTCAGGATCACGTGATGAGATCCGACAGCAGTATATGCCGTTGCTGGCTGGCAAGATCGTCAAACCGCTGATGGACGAGGGGTCCGAGGCGATCGACGGAACGATCGAGACGATGGACGAGTACTACCTCGGCAAGGATGACTGGGACGCGttcgtcgagctcggcgtcggcgacatGTCTGAGGAGAAGGTGCTCAAGATGATCCCCTCAGCGACAAAGGCTTCGTTTACGCGCACATACAACAAGCGCGACCACCCTATCGCATTCCACAAGGGCGACATGTTTGCAGCCTCGCGCAAGAAGGTTGCTGCTGAAGGGGAACAGCCAGACAACGACGCCGtgttcgaggacgacgcgcctccacctgacgacgaggatgacaagaaggctgaggacgaggtcaacgACGTGagcaaggacaagctcaTCAAGGCTGTTGGtaagggcaagggcaaggctgCTGCAGGCAAGAAGGCGGCCGCAAAGAAGAAGTAG